A single window of Mycoplasma bradburyae DNA harbors:
- the cdaM gene encoding diadenylate cyclase CdaM yields the protein MKDQSILLILILVAFLVIMIVSIIQFTIFIFSKKAEKESLFNFFKKIFKKKHDQRSINDFYDNLSSSLLKLSADKIGGIIAIEREDNLDYYINVGYKIVGDFSPEFIISVFYNKSSPLHDGGIIIRDMKLTSISSYFPMTRQLLDVSYGARHRAGVGLSEKTDAIVFIVSETNGKISVAQKGRIKRLSNNPERLFDEIVKLLDDKKQKDQF from the coding sequence ATGAAAGACCAATCAATCCTACTGATCTTAATCTTAGTTGCTTTCTTAGTAATCATGATTGTAAGTATTATTCAATTTACAATCTTTATCTTTTCTAAGAAAGCAGAAAAAGAATCACTTTTTAATTTCTTTAAAAAGATCTTTAAGAAAAAACATGACCAAAGATCAATTAATGATTTCTATGATAATTTAAGTAGTTCCTTACTTAAATTATCAGCAGACAAGATCGGAGGAATTATCGCAATAGAACGTGAAGATAACTTAGATTATTATATTAATGTAGGTTATAAGATTGTTGGTGATTTTTCACCAGAGTTTATTATCTCAGTGTTCTATAACAAAAGCTCTCCTTTACATGATGGTGGAATTATTATCAGGGATATGAAACTAACATCAATATCAAGTTATTTCCCAATGACCAGACAGTTATTAGATGTATCATACGGTGCTAGACACCGTGCTGGTGTAGGTTTAAGTGAAAAAACTGATGCCATCGTGTTTATTGTTAGTGAAACTAATGGTAAGATCTCAGTTGCTCAAAAAGGAAGAATTAAACGCTTATCCAACAACCCTGAACGGTTATTTGATGAAATTGTTAAATTGTTAGATGATAAAAAACAAAAAGATCAATTCTAA
- a CDS encoding Eco57I restriction-modification methylase domain-containing protein has product MNKELLGQVFTPKTIVDKMINLITISEPELVLEPSSGSGNFYYELIKKYKNVIGVEIDKSVAHKNAVIKSYFETTYKPDIIIGNPPYVDFKNITVKPSNSILIHKPNLYLYFLEKALSDLKENGELIWIVPAAIFTTSSSNKLNEIIYKNYSITYFELIPENVWDNASVPTAIVKIIKSKDHKDKLDYFLANGKIIFGKKPKIKSSIVVKVGGASGFNSKLKEGDLGFVVSTTERTKELKKILYEPKKWIRAVPKPPKEFTYQIFVNCKTRNKRPFYILDYQKESEFINYDASVLSLFVNVNKDETLKIVNQLNNMNWELMGIKRDGRFHFSQSILTAIFEK; this is encoded by the coding sequence ATGAATAAGGAATTACTAGGTCAGGTTTTTACACCCAAAACAATTGTTGATAAAATGATTAATTTAATAACTATATCTGAACCTGAACTAGTTTTAGAACCGAGTTCAGGTTCTGGTAATTTTTATTATGAACTTATAAAGAAATATAAGAATGTTATAGGCGTTGAAATTGATAAGAGTGTTGCACATAAAAATGCTGTTATTAAATCATACTTTGAAACGACTTATAAACCTGACATAATAATCGGTAATCCACCTTATGTAGATTTTAAAAATATTACGGTAAAACCGAGCAATTCTATATTAATTCATAAACCTAATTTATATCTTTATTTTCTAGAAAAAGCATTAAGCGATTTGAAAGAAAATGGCGAATTAATCTGGATAGTGCCAGCAGCAATTTTTACTACTTCTAGTTCTAATAAACTTAATGAGATTATTTATAAGAATTATTCAATAACTTACTTTGAATTGATACCTGAGAATGTTTGGGATAATGCATCAGTACCAACTGCTATAGTTAAAATAATCAAATCCAAAGATCACAAAGATAAATTAGATTATTTCTTAGCAAACGGAAAAATTATCTTTGGTAAGAAACCAAAGATAAAATCATCAATCGTTGTTAAAGTAGGTGGAGCATCTGGATTTAACTCAAAACTAAAAGAAGGTGATCTTGGTTTTGTAGTTTCAACAACTGAAAGAACAAAAGAACTTAAGAAGATCTTATATGAACCTAAGAAATGAATTAGAGCAGTTCCTAAACCTCCTAAAGAATTTACTTATCAAATTTTTGTTAATTGCAAAACAAGAAATAAGAGACCATTCTATATCTTAGATTATCAAAAAGAGTCAGAATTTATTAATTATGATGCTTCTGTTTTATCATTATTTGTTAATGTTAATAAAGATGAAACATTAAAAATAGTTAATCAATTAAATAATATGAATTGGGAATTGATGGGTATTAAAAGAGATGGAAGATTTCATTTTAGTCAAAGTATTTTAACAGCTATTTTTGAAAAATAA
- a CDS encoding zinc-binding dehydrogenase, protein MKSIDNLPKKMKALVFVEKGKIEIVEKDLPKVGPNDALIKVTTTTICGTDIHIWKGEYPVVKGLTLGHEAIGTLAAYGDEVKGYELNERVLAGAITPSGHSAACQGGQSSQDGDSEKYGYKLTAGWKFGNIADGCQAEYILVKDAMYNLAKVPSSLTDEQVLMCPDIMSTGFSGAENARIKIGDFVGVIAQGPIGLCATNGARLLGASKIIAIDGNDSRLEMAKKMGATHTINFTKEDVLKRVSEITDGRMLDSAIECLGKQATFNQAVNLIRPGGTVSSLGVYSEDISIPIKAIGAGLNDGVIAFSLCPGGKERMRRLMEIIETNRVDLTKLVTHTMPFDKIVEAYDLFANQRDGVLKVALKF, encoded by the coding sequence ATGAAATCAATAGATAACTTACCTAAAAAAATGAAAGCATTAGTTTTCGTTGAAAAAGGGAAAATTGAAATTGTAGAAAAAGATCTACCAAAAGTAGGGCCAAACGATGCTTTAATTAAAGTAACTACAACAACTATCTGTGGTACTGACATCCACATTTGAAAAGGTGAATACCCAGTAGTTAAAGGTTTAACACTTGGTCACGAAGCTATCGGGACATTAGCTGCTTACGGTGACGAAGTTAAAGGTTACGAACTTAACGAACGTGTTTTAGCTGGTGCAATTACTCCAAGTGGTCACTCAGCTGCTTGTCAAGGTGGTCAATCATCTCAAGATGGTGATAGTGAAAAATACGGTTACAAACTAACTGCTGGATGAAAATTCGGTAACATAGCTGATGGTTGTCAAGCTGAATACATCTTAGTAAAAGATGCTATGTACAACCTTGCTAAAGTTCCATCTAGTTTAACTGATGAACAAGTTTTAATGTGTCCAGACATTATGTCAACTGGTTTCTCTGGTGCTGAAAACGCAAGAATTAAAATCGGTGACTTCGTTGGTGTAATTGCTCAAGGTCCAATTGGTCTGTGTGCTACAAACGGTGCTAGATTATTAGGTGCTTCAAAAATTATCGCTATCGATGGTAATGACAGCCGTTTAGAAATGGCTAAGAAAATGGGTGCTACTCACACTATTAACTTCACTAAAGAAGATGTTCTTAAACGTGTTTCTGAAATCACTGACGGTAGAATGTTAGACTCAGCTATTGAATGTTTAGGAAAACAAGCTACATTCAACCAAGCTGTTAACTTAATTAGACCAGGTGGAACAGTTTCTTCATTAGGTGTATATAGCGAAGATATTTCAATTCCTATCAAAGCAATCGGTGCTGGTTTAAACGATGGTGTTATCGCATTCTCTCTATGCCCTGGTGGTAAAGAAAGAATGAGAAGATTAATGGAAATTATTGAAACTAACCGTGTTGATTTAACTAAATTAGTTACTCACACTATGCCATTTGATAAGATCGTAGAAGCTTACGACTTATTCGCTAACCAAAGAGATGGCGTACTAAAAGTTGCTCTTAAATTTTAA